A section of the Thermodesulfobacteriota bacterium genome encodes:
- a CDS encoding AF1514 family protein, translating to MAQIHTDPNNPSKQIVNLRISESGLDFQSVKQRAKEKAREYCPDPMLLSWYHRTSGEFYPKLQCDFGDKHAWRVFAESRGANLTVDVNDGEFIFLFLKL from the coding sequence ATGGCACAAATTCACACAGACCCGAATAACCCATCCAAACAAATCGTCAACCTCCGGATAAGCGAGTCTGGCTTGGACTTTCAAAGCGTTAAACAGCGGGCCAAGGAGAAAGCCAGAGAATACTGTCCGGATCCGATGCTGCTGTCCTGGTACCATCGAACAAGCGGAGAGTTTTACCCCAAGCTTCAATGCGATTTCGGCGACAAACACGCATGGAGGGTGTTTGCCGAGTCCCGCGGCGCCAATCTGACGGTGGATGTAAATGATGGTGAGTTTATATTTCTTTTTTTAAAGCTTTGA
- a CDS encoding caspase family protein, with translation MEDPIYTTLYSNSRALIIGINQYIFAPPLEYAINDAKAVAEILKKKFGFDESNLKILTDKKASRSEIMAHYMTFVNKDIESNDRILIFFAGHGYTHTGKRGEVGFLVPNDGNISDLSSLIRWDDLTRNAELIPAKHILFIMDACYGGLAITRTLAPGSMRFLKDMLKRYARQVLTAGKANEVVSDSGGPIPNHSVFTGHLIEGLEGKAASDDGSITANGVMSYVYERVAKDPYSQQTPHYGFFDGDGDFIFTAPILSDLTNENEIDKDILISVPSSLPETSQSGNIDLIDITKQYLSDAKYKIRLHDLVSQKLREVISLLADEKFSIQGEGFNDDEFSRRLKVYEEVMKEIQSIIICVAFWGGSEHYQLLNKILARISDNLGPESGLIVYLRLRWYPLFLLLYSAGIASIANDNYNALSNILTVKVRSPKNIYEVIPISIPIGDAAAELHDAFKRLPGHKKHYVPRSEYLFKLLQPDLDDLLFLGNDYERYFDRFEVFLALVYADLTYKPEGSVWAPIGRFGWKYRNRSRAGNTYVEILQEAERFKNDWLPIKASLFSGSYGRFLEIATKYQELLNNSIW, from the coding sequence ATGGAAGATCCAATTTACACAACGCTATATTCAAATAGTAGAGCTTTGATAATTGGTATCAATCAATATATATTTGCTCCACCTTTAGAATATGCGATCAACGATGCTAAAGCTGTCGCCGAGATTTTAAAAAAGAAATTTGGTTTCGATGAATCAAATTTGAAAATCCTTACAGATAAAAAAGCCTCTCGATCTGAAATTATGGCCCATTATATGACTTTTGTTAATAAGGACATCGAAAGTAATGATAGAATTTTGATATTTTTTGCTGGGCATGGATATACGCATACTGGTAAGCGAGGTGAAGTAGGTTTTTTAGTACCAAATGACGGCAATATTAGTGATCTGTCATCATTAATCCGATGGGATGATTTAACGAGAAACGCCGAGTTAATTCCGGCAAAACACATACTTTTTATAATGGATGCTTGTTATGGTGGGTTAGCTATTACAAGAACATTAGCTCCAGGAAGTATGAGATTTTTGAAAGATATGTTGAAAAGATATGCTAGGCAAGTCTTAACAGCTGGGAAGGCCAATGAAGTTGTCTCTGATTCTGGTGGCCCTATTCCTAATCATTCAGTTTTTACAGGGCATTTAATAGAAGGCCTTGAGGGAAAGGCCGCTTCTGATGATGGCTCTATTACAGCTAATGGTGTAATGTCGTACGTATATGAAAGGGTTGCAAAAGACCCTTATTCACAGCAGACACCACACTATGGATTTTTTGATGGAGATGGTGATTTTATTTTTACTGCCCCTATTCTATCGGATCTAACTAATGAAAATGAAATTGATAAAGATATATTGATTTCAGTCCCCTCTTCTTTACCTGAAACCAGCCAATCAGGAAACATAGATCTTATTGATATTACAAAGCAATACCTTTCAGATGCAAAATATAAAATCCGTTTACACGATCTTGTGAGTCAAAAACTTCGCGAAGTTATATCCCTATTAGCTGATGAAAAGTTTTCAATACAAGGTGAAGGTTTTAATGATGACGAATTTTCGAGACGATTGAAAGTTTATGAAGAAGTAATGAAGGAAATTCAATCAATAATAATATGTGTTGCTTTTTGGGGAGGTAGTGAACATTATCAATTATTGAATAAGATCTTGGCAAGGATTTCAGATAACCTTGGACCAGAAAGTGGTCTTATTGTTTATTTAAGACTGCGCTGGTACCCACTTTTTTTGCTTTTGTATTCTGCTGGTATAGCATCAATAGCAAATGATAACTATAATGCACTTTCAAATATTCTCACCGTGAAAGTCAGATCTCCTAAAAATATTTATGAGGTTATACCTATATCAATTCCGATTGGTGATGCCGCCGCTGAATTGCATGACGCATTTAAACGGCTGCCTGGTCATAAAAAGCATTATGTCCCTCGCAGTGAATACTTATTCAAATTACTTCAGCCAGACTTAGATGATTTATTGTTTTTGGGTAATGACTATGAGCGGTATTTTGATCGATTTGAGGTTTTCTTGGCGCTCGTGTATGCTGATTTAACATACAAACCAGAAGGTAGCGTATGGGCTCCGATAGGTAGATTCGGATGGAAATATCGGAATAGAAGCAGAGCTGGAAATACTTACGTAGAGATCCTTCAAGAAGCTGAAAGGTTTAAAAATGATTGGCTACCTATAAAAGCAAGCCTTTTTTCTGGGTCATACGGTAGATTTTTAGAAATTGCGACGAAATATCAAGAATTGCTAAATAATTCAATATGGTAG
- the tesB gene encoding acyl-CoA thioesterase II — MKPFIEGNVLEELLTLLKLEKIEENIFRGQSQDLGFGGLFGGQVLGQALSASYQTVPSDRKAHSLYAYFLRMGNAAKPIVYEVDCIRDGQSFTTRRVVAIQKGRAIFNMSASFQLDESGFEHQDDAPEMPGPDGIPSEMELAGMVADKLPDEIREKILCPKPIEIRPINPINPFAPEKREPLRYAWFKTIDQLPDDPAIHQYLLAYASDFGLVVTSLYPHGHSFWEPGMKIASLDHAMWFHRDFRMDDWMLYAMKSPSAGKARGFSSGKIYTRQGKLVASVSQEGLIRYRGRKK, encoded by the coding sequence ATGAAACCATTCATTGAAGGCAATGTTTTAGAGGAGTTGTTAACCCTCCTAAAACTGGAAAAGATCGAGGAGAATATTTTTCGCGGCCAAAGTCAGGATTTGGGATTTGGCGGTTTGTTTGGGGGCCAGGTTTTGGGCCAGGCCTTGTCGGCCTCCTATCAAACCGTACCTTCCGATCGGAAGGCCCACAGTCTGTATGCCTATTTTCTCAGAATGGGCAATGCCGCCAAGCCGATTGTTTATGAAGTCGACTGTATCCGCGACGGCCAGAGTTTTACCACCCGCCGGGTGGTGGCCATCCAAAAAGGCCGGGCCATTTTCAATATGTCAGCATCCTTTCAGCTTGATGAATCCGGTTTTGAACATCAGGACGATGCGCCGGAAATGCCCGGACCGGACGGTATTCCCTCGGAAATGGAACTGGCCGGGATGGTTGCGGATAAATTACCGGATGAGATTCGGGAAAAAATATTATGTCCCAAACCGATTGAAATCCGGCCGATCAACCCGATCAACCCCTTTGCCCCGGAAAAACGAGAACCTTTGCGCTACGCCTGGTTTAAAACCATCGATCAACTTCCCGATGATCCGGCAATTCATCAATATTTACTGGCCTATGCCTCTGATTTCGGCCTGGTGGTTACCTCACTTTATCCCCACGGCCACAGTTTCTGGGAACCGGGAATGAAGATTGCCAGCCTCGATCATGCCATGTGGTTTCATCGGGATTTTCGTATGGATGACTGGATGTTGTATGCCATGAAAAGCCCCAGCGCCGGCAAAGCCCGGGGTTTTAGCAGCGGTAAGATATATACCCGCCAGGGAAAATTAGTGGCCTCGGTAAGCCAGGAAGGTCTGATTCGTTACCGCGGCCGGAAAAAATAG
- a CDS encoding phosphotransferase: MHHIIKETVLCWDLKLKKLRKDLHIAGSPERCEFRIVIEDQDDRLFVCEKISPAAYEHKVRIINTLEFLASHNIGCIQPYIRNTKSEYITRNDHGLWQLTRFVDGVPLQRPQYVFQRWRAKVLASFLIDLAKKSPGVDHLFPIQSFSIKDYIYELMDTIGIHEPELKKSINPTIRFLEKQFMGIHDTFPQGFCHGDYHPLNVIWSDSGINAVIDWEFCGYKPEIYDVANLVGCIGMEDPQSLVGDLIAELIQSLRQAKLFSDLSWRYLVEFMVALRFAWLSEWLRKSDQEMIELEQVYMRLLIDNKKKLMQFWGLKH; this comes from the coding sequence ATGCATCATATTATTAAGGAAACAGTTTTATGTTGGGATTTAAAATTAAAAAAATTGCGCAAGGATCTTCATATTGCCGGAAGTCCGGAAAGATGCGAGTTTCGTATCGTCATTGAAGATCAGGATGACAGGTTGTTTGTCTGCGAAAAAATTTCTCCTGCCGCTTACGAACATAAAGTGCGGATCATAAACACACTTGAATTTCTGGCAAGTCATAATATTGGTTGTATCCAACCCTATATCCGCAATACAAAAAGTGAATATATTACACGCAACGATCATGGCTTGTGGCAACTGACCCGGTTTGTTGACGGTGTCCCGCTTCAAAGGCCGCAATACGTATTCCAGCGCTGGCGGGCTAAAGTTTTAGCCAGTTTTTTAATCGATTTAGCTAAAAAATCTCCCGGGGTCGATCACCTTTTCCCCATACAATCTTTTTCCATAAAAGATTATATCTATGAATTAATGGATACCATCGGCATCCATGAACCTGAACTCAAAAAATCAATCAATCCAACGATCCGTTTTCTGGAAAAACAATTTATGGGCATCCATGACACCTTTCCCCAGGGATTTTGCCATGGCGATTATCATCCTTTAAACGTTATTTGGTCGGACAGCGGGATCAATGCTGTCATCGATTGGGAATTTTGCGGGTATAAACCTGAAATATACGATGTGGCCAATCTGGTTGGCTGCATCGGTATGGAAGACCCCCAAAGCCTTGTCGGAGACCTGATTGCCGAATTGATCCAAAGCCTGAGACAGGCCAAGTTGTTTTCTGATTTAAGCTGGCGGTACCTTGTGGAATTTATGGTGGCTTTGCGCTTTGCCTGGTTGTCGGAATGGCTTCGCAAGTCGGATCAGGAGATGATCGAACTGGAACAGGTTTATATGCGGTTGTTGATCGATAATAAAAAAAAATTGATGCAATTCTGGGGCTTGAAACACTAG
- a CDS encoding adenylate/guanylate cyclase domain-containing protein produces MPAHDAKRKLRAILSADVKGYSLLMADNELATIATLKSYRKKMTFLIQQHRGRVVDSPGDNILAEFASAVDAVSCAVKIQEELKERNADLPEDRKMQFRIGINIGDVIQDENRIYGDGVNVAARIEGLAEPGGICISRGVCDHVKKKLKLGFEYLGEHSVKNIDEPVRVYKVLMEPEHAGAMIGEERPRPKQLRFASVVSAVVLIAVAFAVWHFNFRLPPIEPASVEKMAFPLPYKPSIAVLAFENMSEDPQQEYLSDGISEEIITTLSKTDQLFVIARNSTFTYKGKPVNVKQVAEELGVRYVLEGSVRKSEDRVRITAQLIDAISGHHLWAERYDRDLKDIFAVQDEITMKIVTALQIKLTEGEQIRIWSKKYKNLDILLKAMEVLSLWRRGTKESLIRYGQIGQEIVDMAPESPVGYRVLSWYNWGLFAHGISPRESIAKSFKLVQKALALDESDAHSHGLLSSVYLMMRQHEKSIAEGKKSVKLEPNGAMMHGLLGMTLSFAGRPDEAIGYLNKGIRLDPFPEYWYFLHLSRCYILKGQYEDALIATKKAIHRAPNHIYNHMLLAVTYALLDRQEEAGAAVKKALEIDHSFSVERVSKTAPFKNKADLKLIIDAMRKAGFPE; encoded by the coding sequence ATGCCTGCCCATGATGCCAAGCGTAAGCTGCGTGCTATTCTCAGTGCCGATGTAAAAGGCTACAGCCTGCTTATGGCTGATAACGAGCTGGCAACGATTGCCACCCTAAAGTCCTACCGGAAAAAAATGACATTCCTGATCCAGCAGCACCGGGGACGCGTGGTCGATTCTCCGGGTGACAACATACTTGCTGAATTTGCCAGTGCGGTGGATGCAGTCAGTTGTGCGGTAAAAATCCAGGAGGAACTCAAGGAAAGGAATGCTGACCTCCCCGAAGATCGAAAAATGCAATTTCGAATCGGTATCAATATCGGTGACGTCATTCAAGATGAAAATCGTATTTACGGCGACGGGGTGAATGTGGCCGCAAGGATCGAGGGGCTGGCTGAGCCGGGTGGTATTTGCATATCTCGGGGCGTTTGTGATCATGTTAAAAAAAAGCTGAAATTAGGTTTTGAATACCTCGGTGAGCATTCGGTAAAAAACATTGATGAGCCTGTGCGTGTCTATAAGGTACTGATGGAACCTGAACACGCTGGAGCGATGATCGGAGAGGAGAGGCCGAGACCAAAACAATTGCGCTTTGCGTCCGTAGTCTCAGCGGTTGTGCTAATTGCTGTGGCTTTCGCTGTTTGGCACTTCAATTTTCGATTGCCACCGATTGAGCCTGCTTCTGTAGAAAAGATGGCGTTTCCATTACCTTATAAACCATCCATTGCCGTGCTGGCCTTTGAAAACATGAGTGAAGATCCCCAACAGGAGTATTTAAGTGATGGAATTTCTGAAGAGATCATCACCACGCTTTCCAAGACGGATCAACTTTTTGTGATCGCCCGAAACTCAACCTTTACTTACAAGGGCAAGCCGGTCAATGTTAAGCAAGTCGCAGAGGAACTGGGCGTGCGCTATGTACTCGAAGGCAGTGTGCGAAAATCTGAAGATCGGGTGAGGATTACCGCACAGTTGATCGATGCCATTTCGGGTCATCACCTGTGGGCAGAACGTTACGACCGTGATCTGAAAGATATCTTTGCAGTGCAAGATGAGATTACCATGAAGATAGTGACCGCCCTGCAAATAAAACTTACAGAGGGCGAGCAAATCCGTATTTGGAGCAAGAAATATAAAAACCTGGATATTCTTTTAAAAGCTATGGAGGTATTATCTCTTTGGCGAAGAGGCACAAAAGAAAGTCTTATAAGGTATGGCCAGATAGGACAGGAAATCGTTGATATGGCACCTGAATCTCCGGTGGGTTATAGAGTCTTAAGTTGGTATAATTGGGGATTATTTGCTCATGGCATTTCACCTCGAGAGTCTATTGCAAAGTCATTTAAACTTGTGCAAAAGGCCCTTGCTTTAGATGAATCTGATGCCCACTCCCATGGCTTATTGAGCAGTGTCTATTTGATGATGAGGCAACATGAAAAGTCGATTGCCGAAGGGAAGAAATCTGTAAAACTTGAGCCAAATGGGGCGATGATGCATGGGCTTTTGGGTATGACGCTAAGCTTTGCCGGCAGGCCGGATGAAGCCATTGGGTATCTTAACAAAGGGATTCGTCTCGATCCTTTTCCTGAATATTGGTACTTTTTACATTTAAGCCGCTGCTATATCCTGAAAGGACAGTATGAGGATGCACTAATCGCAACTAAGAAAGCGATTCATCGAGCTCCCAACCACATATATAACCATATGCTCTTGGCTGTTACTTATGCTTTATTAGATCGGCAAGAGGAGGCGGGTGCTGCAGTTAAAAAAGCATTAGAGATAGATCACAGTTTTTCTGTGGAGCGTGTTTCAAAAACAGCGCCGTTTAAAAATAAAGCCGACCTTAAACTCATTATCGACGCCATGCGCAAGGCTGGATTTCCTGAGTGA